Genomic DNA from Porites lutea chromosome 4, jaPorLute2.1, whole genome shotgun sequence:
TTGGCTCATTTATTACCTTCAATCAAGCGTACAGTGTATAAATGCTAAAAGTAGAAGTATACATGTATAGCGTTGTTGAATAGTGTAAATTTTTGAAGCTTGTATTTTATTCCtgtaattcagtttttttaactgTAATGGTGATTAATAaacagtttattattattattattattattattattattattattattattattattattattattattattattattattattaccatacAACCCCGATCTGTTTTGGGTTCTTTCgatgtcgtgttgatgtcttgcaaagttaattttcacgtagtacgatcagctttgcagaattcaatGTGTATTCTCTGtctttgcccccccccccccccccccgggttctTTGTCTCTTCATTTCGGTCACATGTGGGGAGCTAAAACTTGTATGTATGTAAAGCTGATATAAAGTTCCTCAACGAGAACACACTACTAAAGTAAATGGGAACTTGATAATAGCGTGACAACCCTCAGTTGTGAGTACTTTGTCGTTCTTTAATATACGAGCTGTCTCATTATCAGCTCTCCTAAAAGCAAAAGAGAGCTTGTATCTCACCTTCGTTCTTATTCGTTGTATTTTCTGGTTTATTTAttagattatttttaaattattcagaAAAACTCACATTTAACACGACTTTCTAAGCTGAAGTTCATTCCTAAAACACACCTGTACCTCTTAACTGATTAAATGAGTTAACAAACGGAAAATCTCCATTTAAAATGTTGTGTTGGCGCCAGCCCTGTCGGCTTGTATCGCTCAAATATACATAAAGCATTAAGTATAAAACAAAGCAGCCCGCAGTTCGGACGGCAGCTGTGGTACACTACAGTTTGCTTGCTTTATCAGCCGCGTATGATGGTGTTgttaaaatcattttcattGCTTTTGGTGGTCTATTATTCAACTTTCAGTTATGGGGAATCTGGTCGGATTACGTCTTCGGAACAAGGTAAGCGGGTTTTTCGAAAGTACGAGCGCGAGCTTTTCTTGTAATCGATCAACACTGATGTCGTGCGACAGGCTGCTACTATAAAAACCGCGAGAGACTCACGAGCGCTTTTCTGCTTAACTCATTTCTAATTGGCGTGTACACGCTtgactttcttgttgtttaAGTAAACAATTTTCCACGTGAACTGAAACTTTGTTCACTGTACAGTTAACTTACACTAAGACAAAGCTGGAACCATTAACGATGCCGGACGTTTTAGAGACCAAAAGCGCTATCATGCTTATTATGATCACGAATCATTAGTCAGGGAAGCTTTAAGTCAGAcggtttgttttttgtaacaaaataaggatagtttttaactttttataaTCCTcaattttgaatttagttcaAGCTTGTAAAACACATTCGCATAATAGGGAATCAGGGAATCAACAGTCACATTTCCGGCAAATCTAAATGAAGACATGAGCGTCTTTGTTGTAATCGAAATCATTAAGCAATTAACTAACTCAGCGCGAAAATTTttagggcttcaacgggatttgaCAGAGCGCATGGCCTCTGCGTTAACTAAGGCTGCAGTGGTCTAATAACTATGCCTTGAAGACTTATAAAtttggaacaggctaatttgTTGAAACAAAAGGGAAAGCAGGAgcacctgatcgcaggttataaTCTTCTTAACCtggaaaaggaataaacagaatgaagatgatgatttttttgcatttggtaGAGCATTGCAGTGCTAACGCAAAGGCCGCTAAGGGTACCATATTGAAGCCTCAAAATTTTTTCAGCTTAATATGAGCTGCAATTGCATAAGTTGAGATAACAACTGCGACGGTCATATCTTCGTTTACATTTATGTCTCCGCATTTCACATCATTTTCATTCTATGTCACAGTTTAGTCCCTACGCTCTCCTACCTATGACACGCCACTAAAATCAAGAATAATTTCAGCTCAATGATCTGATTGTTTCAGTTAAGAGATATAAGCAGTTCATGTGATATAGATGCTCATTATTTTCTTCTGTTCACAATGAAGGTTCTTCATTTGAAGATAATACCGTTGAAGACAGCGAGACCAATTCCATTAATTCGCGTAAGTGGGAAATTTTAAATGCGTTTTCAATAAAAAGTTTGTTTCGTGTTTAATAAGgcattttaaataaagtttttctGCTCAGTTTGTTCCCTTCCATTCAGTATTTACTTAATTATCAATACTGAAGTTTTCACTTCAGTTCCAGAGTAAAATGATATTATGATACAGTTCAATATTCTCTATACTTCCTGAAAAATTATCAAGCTTTCTCAGCATTTTATCTGCTCACAGCAACGTGTGGCCAGGTCACCGCAGCAGGGGGCCGGGTGATTGGTGGAAAGGACGCTACTGCAGGGGAATGGCCTTGGCAAGCAAAACTGGTTACCAGGGGTACAGGGTTCACTTGCGGTGGCTCTCTTATCACACGTGACTGGGTGATGACTGCTGCACACTGCATCTCAAGTAACGATCCCACTGCTTATAGCGTGACGCTTGGTGATCTCAACAGGGAGCAACCTGACGGTACTGAGCAAATGTTTAATGTCAAACGTGTAGCGGTGCATCCTAAGTACAACTGGCCAGTTCCTATCAATAATGACATAGCTTTGTTACAGCTGACAAGGCCAGCCACTCTAAACTCTTTTGTGAACACCGTTTGTTTACCACGTTACTCTGAGGTGGTACCAGCTGGGACCAAGTGCTTCATTTCGGgtaaaatttattcatttattatttaaaactctttggaaaaattgactgactgactcaccGTCGCTGGTCAACGATCCACTTTTAAAATAACGTCAGGGATGTTCTCAAGAAGCCAAAGGGTTTGGGGTCAACTGTTGCAGGCTGTTATAAAAGTTGTTTTCCACCCTTTTTCGCCGTTCCACATTCAACAGACCTTATCCAGGATGCCGGACTAACTTTTAATCACGTAGGGACTGATGGATTGAAACAGTATCTCTACGTCTCTCAATTTCTGATGTAAGTTGTTTATTCAATTAAACTGAGGAAATAATTTTTGCCATGCAAAAAGTTTTCGTCCACTTTCCTGTCAAGGCTGTCATTATTGCTCGCCGCTTGTTCGGTCCTCAATTTGAACAAGCCAGGGATTAAAAGAGGTATTCCATGGTTCAAAGGCAAGTGCAACACAACTATTCATTTCTAAGCGTAATATCCTACACGATGACTTCATGCGACTTGTCGCGGGGAAGAACGTTTATAATAATGTAAGCaaaaaaatcattaatataTGGTCTGATGGATATATTTACTCCCTCCCTTCCCATTTCCATGGATTGGGGTCCTTAAACAGATCcctgaaattaaatgaaattctcGCTTTATTCTGTTTATAGGTTGGGGACAGATGGATCATCCTGGTTCTGCTGCTACAAAGCTGCAGCAAGCTTCAATGCGTGTGGTATCCAACCGTGTGTGCCAGACCATGCACATGAACTCAGCCATTAACGCTTCAACTGCAGTTACTTCCGCCATGGTATGTGCAGGGGATGCTGGGAAGACTATTAAGAGTGGCTGCTTTGGTGACAGTGGAGGACCCTTTGTTTGTCAAAACTCCGCTGACCAGTGGATACAGCAGGGTATCGTCAGCTGGGGTGACCCTTCGTGCTCCTCTGCCAATCACTACAGTGTGTTTGCTCGAGTCAGTGCCCTCCGACAATGGATCGATGAAATCATAAACGAGTGAAAAGAGATTTGCAAACGAGCTGCGATCATCATAAAATCTGTATTAAAATATAGCATTAAGATCCAAgagtgttaaaaaatatttaaagaatGCATTAAACAAGTTCTCTCTCTTGAGTTCTAAATTGTCTACACGGCCGACATACATCTGGCAAGGCAAAAGGCTTCATTGAACGAAAAGGCGATATACTGCCGCCGGGACTAACATGGTCTTGAAAGCTTTAGATATGGCTTAACCGCCTGAGGGTTGCCTATTGTTGGTAGTGTATTTCACCTCGTGGTTCTGTACCAGCTGTCCCTCTCATGATGCATTAAAtcattaaaactaaataaaccTGTCGCGTCGTAATGGATCCGCACTAGCGTTTGTACGTGTTCCATTTATGTTTCATGTATGCAAAACGAAGACAACTGCGTTAGGAGTGCCGGAAGggaaaaaatgcgaaatttgtaaACATGAGAAAAACTGGCTGATAGTGATCAACAgaagccaattttttttagttttcagccttttgcgattttttctaGGTTTTGACCACGACATAAAAGTATATTTCACTTAATTTAAGGTGAAACACAGCAAAAGCTTTGGATGATAAAGGATGAGGATTAACTGTCAAGTTTTGTCGTATTCACCAATAGGGCATAATATTCGGTTTATTAGTTTGATGATATTAATGCCACAGTGGTAAAATGATGGACATAAAATGAAGAAAGCCATCAGGAGAAATATGTTTTATTacttattataattttttgcaAAAGAAGCAAAGGAAGTTCATTATATTTCACCGGACAAAAAGCGTTCGTTAGTTTGACAGGTAGACGGATCAAAAAGCTTCCTACCATGTAAAAAAAATCCAGCcctttttttcacaatttattatGCGTGCTTCTGAGTTCCCAATATCGCTGATTCTGATATAACTTTTTTGGATTCAAGTATCGTGAAGTCAAGCCTTAAACTTTGAACACGAAATTGCTTCTTTAATAAAACTATTAAACCATCTGCCGAGAACTAAGTCGCGTTGTTTTTAGCTCTTGTGCAAAAAACTGTATGGCTGACAATTCTTATCTCACTGGGTTTTACATAAAACAGCAATGATGATCTAACAGCAACCTAaaccacagaagaaaaaagagaaaatttagCCATAAGGTTGAAAGAAGATAGCCGACTGATGGAAATGACAATTTTACGGCCACCTGGTTTGTTGTTTATAGATAAAGGACTCTCTTGTGATGAATTGATCAGTCTGAAACAATTATATATATAAACCTTATATTATATATTCATCAGAGCAAGCGGTGAAAAAAAGCCTCGAGGAAAAAGCGCTCGATGTTTGGTCTCAGGGACTTGCGATGATAAATTCACCAAACTACTCCAAAGCTTATGCCATACTGATCATCAGTGTGATCAGTTTTGCGGCTTTTTTAAGGATAATTGAAGGTAACATGGATAAACATTGATATTTATCAAAACACACAAAGCGTATAGTTTATTATAGTTCGAAAGCGACGCCGTAAACTTAAAACGCACTTTTCACGGAAGGTTTTACAGGTTGCTCTACATACATATCCAGTGCTCTGCATTGGTTTTTCGGTGTACTCTCGGCGCCGTTTTTTGTCATGTGTAGAATTCTGCTATTATATTTCGAAGTAGGTTGTTACcgaatgtattttattattgtgcATTTGATTTCCTTTAGCACCTAAATTAgaaacataattatttttcattttttttatatatttatcaaCTTTTGGAAGGCTACTCGTGAAACTCATTCCTAAACCTGCTGGTTAAATGCCCTGAATATATCTCAAAAATTCTTTTATATAGCTGTAAGGACAACTGTGTAATAGATATTTCGACTGACCCTCCTCCGTCGCTGGTCTTGTGAAATTTTTCAGCTACTGAGTATATATCAGGGGGAACAAATTTTAGGGAATTTACTAGCTCTTTTCTCAGCATTTGCCACAACCCAGGCTAACCAATTGCTTGTTTTCTTCATAGGCAACACTAAGCAATTTTATATCACACTCAAGAAGTCAAGTTTTTAGTCCGATCAAGTATTTGAAAACCCTCTCGAACGCTAGTTATTAACTGAGTAGTGGCAGGCTTTTAATCAAGCCAAGTATGATGGGTAAATTCTCCGCATGGCAGCGAACAAAAGCAACTCGGATTTTGCTAGATATAGGGACGATTTTGTTAGttgctgtgaaaaaaaaaactgactacGGAAACGAAAATATTGTACACTCTGAAAGGGCCCAAAGTTCAGGGGCCTCCTTTTTCCCTCCAAACGATTTTTGAATCTTTAACTTAGAGGGGTTCCCTAGAAGATGTAAATGTTTTGTCAACGGTTAGTATTTTatgcaaataataatatttggaCATTAATTCATAGAAATTTGTAGCATCCTAATGTCTCTAACACAAGCTCATGTCCGGTATTCAGGTCTCATACGGTCAAGTAGCAAATCCGGCTGCTTATGGAGACTTTTTTCGTTTTGAGAGCCTCTCATTTCACTCagaggtttattttttttggatgtTTAAAGTATACGAAACTTTATAAGGATTAGGGATGAAAATCTGGAAAACTGACAATTTTCACGATCGCTTTATTTGACTGTAATGGCTTTTCACTTTCTTTTCTTCAACCATCCCGGCTACGTTTAAATTACAAAAGCGAAAATGTGATCGCGGTGTCATGCCTCAAAGCCCGCCACATTAGACTGGCTTAACACAGTAACTGTTATCTGATTCTCCTTATTTTCTAGCCCGGCATCACATCATTAGCCGTGGTCACCTCCCCCCAGAGGAACCGCACGACTTCACCGAGGACATTGAACCAGCTGTGGTAGAGTTACGTGGTAAACCTTCATCTCTGACAGATTATACTAGTTACTGAATTATGAATAACGAACTACGTGGCAGACGTCCCAAAAGGAAAGGGGGCAAGACATTGGGGCTACTGACTCGCTTtacccttccctttcgaacacCTGCGATGTAGGCTAAATTATGAGAGGTGTTTATTCCTCACCTTAGTTTTAAGAGCTGATTAATGAGAGAAAAAATCTTTCTGACAGACCTCTACATGTTATTTGTGGAATCAATGCCGACCCTCGTAGGTTATTTTCTaaagaagtttttgtttttcttaaggGGCTGGAGAGAAGACAGCGGAAGGATCAAGGCAAAATCGGGGTAAATCAGAATTTACCCACTTTATGTAATAATTTCGACACGATAGGAAACTAGTTAAGCCACTGGCGACCAAGACTCCATGATAGCCGCTAGAAtcttccagttttttttaaggACAACCACTCATACTGTTCTGTATTAGTTACTGCAATGATATTTACACGAAACAAGTATCCAGTCAAGGGGAAAAACTTTATGATCTTCTACACGACGCAGTAAGTAAAGGTCACCGTATCAACTCCGAGATCCGTCggaaataatttttcagattGTACGTAAGGCGAATCTAATAACTGCTAATTATTCGGCACTACAGTGAGACATTTTCAATGTATTGAAAAGCATAGCACCGATACCGTGGCATTACCATACTACTGATACTGAACAAAATGAGTATTTGTAGTTTATTATCTTTTTAGGCACACAGGAGAACAAAAATTTAGGAAATACGGAATATCATATGCCACCCCCAATTGGACCTATCAGGGATATCATATCACTACCAGCAGCAACCCTAAACCAAGGTAAAGAAATCATCATCCATTGCCGGCCGGCCGGGCTagcgggcctcagtttggtcagTTTACTTACTTCCCAGAATAGAAATACAGCTAATGTTCCTGGCACGGGATGTTCTTGAAATTATACATTCGCCGTTTCAGTTAAGTATAATCCTGAGAAACGTTTGGTTCTAGGTCTCTATAGATAAAATGTCGATCATTATGATCATAAGTACTAAATAACTGGAAATCAATGTTTGAccaaaaattcaaacagtgcTGAAGGTGATCCTTCTTCAGAAGCATTTACTGTTTGTTTCTGCTTGTTTCACACAGCAAGCTGTGGTTACAGTTCGACTTCCTCTTCACGTGTGGTGAATGGAGCCGATGCAACTCTAGGAGAATGGCCATGGCAAGCTCGATTACAATTCAACAACAATCACTTGTGTGGAGGTACACTGGTGGCGTCAGAGTGGGTAATGACCGCTGCTCACTGTGTGTTAGATGAAGATACCAGCAAATTCAAGGTGGTGATTGGTGATGTGGACCGATACAAGAAGGAGGGTCTGGAACAAGAGTTTAAAGTCAAGAGCATCATTAAACAACCTCTATTCTCCCACCCAGTCCCATATGAGAATGATATTGCATTATTTCATCTGTCTAAGCCTGCCAAACCAAGCGATGCTGTAAATACAGCTTGTTTACCTGGATTTCTCCAAGATGTACCTCCTGGAGATGAATGTTATATCACAGGTTTAAATGTTATATCACATCCGAATATTGTAGACTTAAtcgttacaaagagaaaaacgTTTAAAATAACAACTTTTTGCTGATCATGTACTTGAGATTTTCCTGAATCTAGCAGCTCAACGAAGATCACGACAATGATTTGGGATAGTGTATCGTTAGTgtaatgaatttaaaataaaaactaagcTGCTTTGTTATCattttacataatatttacagATGGACCTGGATGTTACTAAGTCTATGCATTTTCTGAGTCGAGATGGAAATTCCAGAAAAGTATTATATAACCAGAAAAAAATACGACTGCATTAATAtatatagttttctttttgcaTTAGGTTGGGGACAAATGTTTGGTGAAGGAAAATCCGCTCCAGTCCTGCAACAAGCTCGGATGCCCGTCGTCTCCAACAGCGCATGCGCAGCTAAACTGGACACTTCACCAAACGGCGGACTGCATACGGATAATCGAACCTGGATAGTAACTAGCAAAATGCTATGCGCGGGAGACGCGGGCAGAACTAAAACCAGTGGGTGCTTTGGAGATAGCGGCGGGCCTTTTCAGTGTAAGAACACCGCTGGTCAGTGGGTAGTACATGGAATTGTTAGCTGGGGAGACCCGGACTGTTCATCAAGCAATCATTATACCGTGTTCACTCGGGTGAGCGTGTTCCGAAAGTGGATCGAGCAGGTGCTGGAAAAATCAATGGCATAGAAAGATGAACTAGTCAAATACAAAGTTAGACTGTCTGATAGCTTGTATAACGTAGCAAAATTGTTAACATGATTCATGTTTTTAAACTGGCGTAAAAAGGCTTAAAAAGGTGAACGATTCCTTCATTAACGTTTTTTGGGCTCAAGCTACGACCGACTGACGAGCGCTATAATTAGCAAGAAGAAGTGTCCCTAAAAAAGTCGGTTTCTAGCGTGCTATTAGGTAATTCTTAAATTAATACATATTCATACATATCAAATAACTAAACTCTGGCAATGAGTTGGtgattaaaaataaagttcCAGAATCATGACggcaataattttgtttgatgaCATTAACCAGTGCATACTTTACTGACCTCTAGAATAGAAGGTTACTTTGCCCCACTGCCATAAAGTTTGTTCCATTGCAGGTACAAATCAAGGTCTTTCTCAGACACACTGGCACGTACTTGGTGTAACGCCGCATCGaaatccctgaaaacaatgggtggaacctgaaaaaaaaaaacggggtCAGACTAATCACCATTCCCGCCGCTGGCCTAATCACGTAAAATAATAATGGATTTATTAAAACCAGGGTTAGCGGTCGGATCCAAGGCGCTATCTTAAGTTATAAATACGTATCATAAGTACTTTTTCAAAAGACTGTTGTTTTAAAACGCCCGTTCGGATATATCTCTAATAAATATATGAAAGGTTGTTAATCGGGCCTAGAATATAAGCGGCCCACCAACTATTTCGTAAGTCTATTCTCTGACAAGGAAGCCGAAAGGTGTGGATAGACAACCATCCTCTATACAGTAATTATCCAGGTATTGAAGGCAGAGTAATAAGCTTTACTCAAACCCGAATGGTTTCTTTTTTACTAGAGATTAACTGAACATACATATGCAAGATTCTTGCAAAAAGCGTAAAGATCCAATAAGCTCAGTTCTAGCTACGTTACAGACACTCCacacaaataattaaaaacaaataatgttAATAGAATATAATAGGATTAAAGACCCAAGCAGGCAGTAGGTAACCACTTGGTTATTTACAAGCACGATCGAGGATTTGAATTCAGGACCACGGAGAAACAAACCAAGCCAGTTGGTGGTCAGAGTTGGACATGAACCCGGGACCGCAGGACGCCCTTATCACCCTCCCACCCTGCTTCCCCCTGTAATGAGCACCTTTCCACCTTTCCGACATGAAACTGTTTCTTGCTGTTGTTGCTTTTCTCCCTATCTGGAGAGTAactttaaatatgaaagaaggCAActaagcagtgattttgttacaaatagttatggtgagtcctgggactctgttttacagtatactgaaattaaaatatagtcccaCTATTTAAAGCATAAAAaggcttaaagaaatatatgtacatcgttaaacaacagccaaaataactgccacagaaattacacgaaCGGGAtctttctacaaatacacacgCTCAGGTCGATCAATCGATCTTTgcgcatgccatgaattattttgcgtctttggggatttttatgcgtcagggacgcaggacgcagaggtaacaatgTAAGTGCAACACAAATCACAACAGAGTCAAGACTGACTAAACATTT
This window encodes:
- the LOC140933046 gene encoding chymotrypsinogen B-like isoform X1 — translated: MMVLLKSFSLLLVVYYSTFSYGESGRITSSEQGSSFEDNTVEDSETNSINSPRHHIISRGHLPPEEPHDFTEDIEPAVVELRGAGEKTAEGSRQNRGTQENKNLGNTEYHMPPPIGPIRDIISLPAATLNQASCGYSSTSSSRVVNGADATLGEWPWQARLQFNNNHLCGGTLVASEWVMTAAHCVLDEDTSKFKVVIGDVDRYKKEGLEQEFKVKSIIKQPLFSHPVPYENDIALFHLSKPAKPSDAVNTACLPGFLQDVPPGDECYITGWGQMFGEGKSAPVLQQARMPVVSNSACAAKLDTSPNGGLHTDNRTWIVTSKMLCAGDAGRTKTSGCFGDSGGPFQCKNTAGQWVVHGIVSWGDPDCSSSNHYTVFTRVSVFRKWIEQVLEKSMA
- the LOC140933046 gene encoding chymotrypsinogen B-like isoform X3, which produces MINSPNYSKAYAILIISVISFAAFLRIIEARHHIISRGHLPPEEPHDFTEDIEPAVVELRGAGEKTAEGSRQNRGTQENKNLGNTEYHMPPPIGPIRDIISLPAATLNQASCGYSSTSSSRVVNGADATLGEWPWQARLQFNNNHLCGGTLVASEWVMTAAHCVLDEDTSKFKVVIGDVDRYKKEGLEQEFKVKSIIKQPLFSHPVPYENDIALFHLSKPAKPSDAVNTACLPGFLQDVPPGDECYITGWGQMFGEGKSAPVLQQARMPVVSNSACAAKLDTSPNGGLHTDNRTWIVTSKMLCAGDAGRTKTSGCFGDSGGPFQCKNTAGQWVVHGIVSWGDPDCSSSNHYTVFTRVSVFRKWIEQVLEKSMA
- the LOC140933046 gene encoding chymotrypsinogen B-like isoform X2, giving the protein MMVLLKSFSLLLVVYYSTFSYGESGRITSSEQGSSFEDNTVEDSETNSINSPRHHIISRGHLPPEEPHDFTEDIEPAVVELRGTQENKNLGNTEYHMPPPIGPIRDIISLPAATLNQASCGYSSTSSSRVVNGADATLGEWPWQARLQFNNNHLCGGTLVASEWVMTAAHCVLDEDTSKFKVVIGDVDRYKKEGLEQEFKVKSIIKQPLFSHPVPYENDIALFHLSKPAKPSDAVNTACLPGFLQDVPPGDECYITGWGQMFGEGKSAPVLQQARMPVVSNSACAAKLDTSPNGGLHTDNRTWIVTSKMLCAGDAGRTKTSGCFGDSGGPFQCKNTAGQWVVHGIVSWGDPDCSSSNHYTVFTRVSVFRKWIEQVLEKSMA
- the LOC140933046 gene encoding chymotrypsinogen B-like isoform X4, with amino-acid sequence MINSPNYSKAYAILIISVISFAAFLRIIEARHHIISRGHLPPEEPHDFTEDIEPAVVELRGTQENKNLGNTEYHMPPPIGPIRDIISLPAATLNQASCGYSSTSSSRVVNGADATLGEWPWQARLQFNNNHLCGGTLVASEWVMTAAHCVLDEDTSKFKVVIGDVDRYKKEGLEQEFKVKSIIKQPLFSHPVPYENDIALFHLSKPAKPSDAVNTACLPGFLQDVPPGDECYITGWGQMFGEGKSAPVLQQARMPVVSNSACAAKLDTSPNGGLHTDNRTWIVTSKMLCAGDAGRTKTSGCFGDSGGPFQCKNTAGQWVVHGIVSWGDPDCSSSNHYTVFTRVSVFRKWIEQVLEKSMA